GGTTGCCGCGTTTGGTCTTGGTGACCTTGCCGGTGTGCCGCGCCATTTTGACGACGGCAACCTTGGCTTTGCCGCGGAATTTCATCAGACCTTCAAGCTTGGCCAGAACAGCTTTCGGTGTTGCTGCCATGCCTTCAACGATCTTCTGGATTTCCTGGCCCGTGACCAGATTAACTTCGCGTTTGATTTTTGCCGCATCAGATAAGAACTTTGAATCCTTGGCCATGGCATTGAAAGCCGTGCGTAGAATCTTGATGCGATCTTTGGGCACACCAGGGGCCAGTGCAAAAGGACGACCCATAGCTTTGGCTGCAAAGAGCAGGTTGAAATGAGCCCGGGTTTCGGCTGTGCTGATGCCTGTTTTTTTGGCCCGTTCTTCGGTGATGAAATCATAGATCATGGGGATGCCCATTTTCTTCAATTCCGGATGCGGTACCAGCGACATTTGAACCAAGGGTTTGATATGGCCGTCGCTATAAAACCGGCCAGCGATATGTTTGAACGATGACCAGGACTGGCAGAGCCCTTCAGCTTCTTTGCGCTGAATGGCCATGTTGCCCGTGGTTGACGACGGATAGCCCTTGATGATCTGGAATTTGGTGCCCAGGGTGTTGTTAAACAGTGCGGGCTGGATTTCAGAATCGTTCGGACCAAAACCGGCCATCAAGATTGTTTTGCTGAAGGCTTCCTCGAAAGATTTGATGCCCGTGCGTGTGGCAACCACGCAAACGCCGGCTTCATTGGCCAGACTGCCAAGCCATTGCAGATTTTTGGCTTTAAAACGCGGTCCCTTGGTCCCCATAATTTGAACCAGGGCCAAATTGCGCTGCAAACCCGCGATAACGGTGCCGTCTTTGGGGGCAACATTAACAACAAAGTTGGCGGTAACGATGGAGCCAGCGCCGTCCTTGTTTTGAACCAGAAAACGGGGTGCGCCCGGAACAAAACGCCCGAAATGGCGGCTGATCATGCGAGCGTAGGTGTCATAGCCACCGCCGGGTGATGAGCCGATGATCATTTTGATACGCTTGCCCTTGTAAAAATCGGCGGCCTGTGCGCTCTGGGCTGGAAGCCCAAGGCCGACAACACTCGCCAGTGCGCCTGCCAAAACGCCAGACGAAATTGATTTAAACGAAATCATGATGAAACTCCCTGATTGCATGAATTGGATTTTTTTTGGTTATTGGGACGGAGCTTAACAGTGCTGGGGCAGGGATCAAGCCTTGTCTTGAACAGGTGTCTTGTCCGGGGTTTGGACACAAAAAAACGCCCCCGGGGTCCCCGAGGGCGTTTTAGAGGGCTGATAAGCCGATAGGTTACTTCTTGCAGATGACCTGCTTGGCTTCTGAACCGGCAGAAGGATAGACAAAGGTGCACGTCATGCCAACTTTGACGGCCTTGCGTTTGACCTTTTTGCCGTTAATCGTGACTTTGGTGCGTGAACCTGAGACCTTGGCTTTTACTTCTTTGCCCTTGTACATCAGGTAGATGCGACGGTTGCCTTTTTTGGTTTTGGTAACCTTGCCAGTGTGGCGTGCGAGCTCGACCTTAATGACTTTGACCTTGCCCTTGAACTTCATGAGACCATCAAGCTGGTCCAACAAGTTTTTAGGCGTTGCAGCCATTTTGGCAACGATCGCTTGAATCTCTGTGCCCGTGATCAGGTCCACGTCGCGCTTTTGCTTTTTGGCATCGGCGAGGAATTTGGAATCCTTGGCCATTGCTTCAAATGCGACACGCATGGTCTTGACGCGATCAGCCGGGACACCCGCTGCCATTGCAAAGGGACGGCCCATGGCCTTGGAGGCGAAGATCAAACGCAGGAAGCTGTTGACCTGATCAACGCTAAAGCCACCCTGGACCCGGTCTTTGGTTACGAAATCAAAGATCATCGGCACGCCCATTTTGGAGAGCTGTGCATTGGGCTTCAGAGACATCTGGACAACAGGGCGGATATTGCCATCGGTCAGGAATCGACCGGCCTGTGCCTGAAAAGAGGACCAGGACTGGCAGATGCCGTCCAGTTCACCGCGCTGAATAGCAAGATGCGCAGGCGGTGTAGAAGGATAGCCCTTGATCAGCTTGAATTTTGTGCCGAGCAGGTTGTTGAACAATGCGGGCTGCATTTCGGTGTCGTTGGGGCCAGTGCCGCCCATGACGAATTCGCGGTCAAAGGCTTCGGCAAAGCCGCCGACCTTAACACCGGTGCGTGTGGCAATGCCGCAAGCGCCGGCTTCATTGGCAAGACTGCCGAGCCAGTTGATTTCTTCGGCTTTAAAGCGAGGGCCTTTGGTGCCCATGATCTGAACCAGAGCAATGTTGCGCTGCAGGCCAGCAATAACGGTGCCGTCTTTGGGCAGGACATTGGAAACAAAGTTCATGGCAACGATTGAACCGGCACCATCCTTGTTCTGGACCAGAAAGCTGGGCTTGCCAGCAATGAATTTGCCGATGTGGCGGCTGATCAGACGGGCGTAGGTGTCATACCCACCGCCTGGGCCGGAGCCGACGATGATTTTGACGCGCTTGCCTTTGTAAAAATCAGCAGCCTGGGTGTCTTGGGCAGCAAGCCCAAGTCCGAAGGTGCCAACCAAGGCCGCACACAGTGCCTTGGATGTAATGGATTTGAATGAACGCATATTGAAACTCCCCTTATTGTTTTTACCTGATGAAAGATCACTGAAAATTATGTTCTGATTGGGGCGGATCATAGCAATGCTTTTTGGGGGATCAAGCCTTGATATGTTAACCAAGGAGGCGAATTAAGGCATAAAAAACGCCCCCGGAGCTCCCGGAGGCGTTTTTTATTTGTTGCTTGGTGGAAGCGGTTACTTTTTGCAGAGAACCTGCTTTGCTTCCTGGCCCGCACCGGGATAAACGAAGGTGCAGGTCATGCCAACTTTGATGGCCTTACGCTTGGCCTTTTTGTCATTAACCATAACCAGGGTGCGCGAACCCGACACCTTGGCTTTTACTTCTTTGCCTTTATGCATCAGGTAGATGCGACGGCCACCGCGCTTGGTCTTGGTGACCTTGCCCGTGTGGCGTGCCAGGCCGATTTTAACCTTTTGCTTTACGCCCTTGTAACGGGTGTAGTTGTCCATTTTAGCGATAATGGATTTTGGCGTTGCGGCCACTTCGGCAATCATCCCCTGGATTTCAGAACCAGAAACAAACACGACGTCGCGCTTTTGCTTTTTGGCATCGGCCATGAAGCCCTTATCTCGAGCAACAGCCTCGAAGGAAGCTCGCATCATTTTGACCACGTCTTTTGGAACTTTTGGGCCCAGCATATAGGGCCTGCCCATAACCTTTTGGGTCAGCATCAGTTTCCAGATGAGTTTGTGTTCTGGATTACTGACAAGATCCGTGATCAGGGGAACGTTTTTAAGCTCTGTCGGATGTGGCTTAAGCGCATTTTGGGCAAGGAACGTAAATTCCGTTTTCCATTTTGGATTACGCGCCGTCAGCGAGGAAAAGGATGACGTATAGCCCTGGACTTCGCCACGGCGCATGGCCAGTTCGGTGTTGGTAGAACCGGGGTAGCCGGTAATGATCCGAATTTTGGTGCCAAGCGTGTTGTTGGCAAGGGCTGGAAAGATTTCCGTATCATTGGGGCCAGAACCACCAAAGATCACTTCCTTGACCATGGCGTCTTGCAACGTGCGTATTTTGGTGTGTTGGTTGAACACAGCAAAAACACCGACCTCAGAATTAAGGCTGCCCAGCCAATTGATCTTTACCGGATCATATTGCGGGCCTTTCTGGCCAAAGATGGGAAGGAACGGGATGTTGCGCTGAACCCCACCGACAACCGTGCCATCTTGTTTGGCAACGTTGTAGATGAAGTTGGTTGCAACCACACTGCCAGCACCGGGCCGGTTTTTAACAAGAAACTTTGGGTTGCCGGGAACATGTTGGCCCCAGTGACGCGCAAGGGTGCGACTGTAGGTGTCATAACCACCCCCGGCACCAGACCCCACAATGATGGATACTTTTTTGCCCTTGAAATTTGGGGCGGCATCCGCAGACACAATTCCCAGTGCACCAATTGCCCCGATCAGGGCCAGTGCCGATAAACGAAAATACTTCATGAAATCTCCTGTGATTGATTGGTTTCGAAGAGAAGCTATGCAAACGTTAGCATGGCTTCTCGGCGGTGTGCTATTTCTTACAGGTAATTTCTTTGCCTTTATAAAAATCAGAAAATGAATTTGCATTCACCGGTGATTTGAAAAATGCGGTTCCAAACGCTGCAATGACAATGGATTTTGATAAATTTAACAACGCAAATAGGGTGCCCCCCGATTATGGTAAAAATAATTCAGAAAAAACCCCAAAAACGGGGGCTTTCCTTGCCCAAAAAAATGAATCGCAAAGCCGTTGTCGCCACCAACAATGCTGTGTTTGCAATTCGACCCCGCGCAAAATCACGCAAAGAAGACATTTTTCGAATTTCTTCCCTTGGCCTCGATTGGGATATCGGTGCAATGGTCTATGGGCCTAAAAAGGGTGCGATTACCCGTGGGGCCGATGGCAAGAAAGCGGGTTTTTTCCTCCTTCATGGGGGTAACAGCGATTACAAGGCAGTGGAACCGCTGGCCCAGGTGTTGGCAGAACGCTTTGGCTACAAGGTTGTTTCCATGACCTTTCCGGGCAGGCTTTATTTCCCCGCAAAAAACCGGAACTGGCCGGGCGATACGATTAATGAAGATGGCACGGCGCGCATGCCCATCTGGAAACGCGGTGAGGTCATTACGCCAGATCAATACAAATTGGTCCGGGAATATTCTCTGGCGGATCGGTATGGCGTGCGCACCTTGGCCCGGGCGAAACCAGGAACCCTGTTTCACGCGCGGATGGCCGCGTGGCCGGTGGCTTTTGATGATGCCATGATAGAGGCGTGCCGGCGTCATTTCCCACAAGATGACTATTCGGTCTATGCCCATGGTCATTCAACCGGCGGCGCTTTTACGGCGATCTTAAGCCAGCGGTTGCCAAATATGGTTGGCCATACAGAGGTCGAAACCGCACCCATTGGCACCATTAATCAGCGCAAGCATGGCTGGTCCGGGTCTCTTGGCAAAATCAAGGGCCATGATAAGGGTGCGGAAATCAGTAAGGGCGGCACGGCAGGGTTGGCGGACCCTTTCACGGACCTTTATCTCCGAACCTGGCGGGATCGTGCCCGATATAGCGGACCCGAAGCCTTGGGCAAAGAGGGCCCCGGCGCTTTGATGCGTCTGCCATCGTTAATGGAGAAAATTCTGGATGGTTGGAAAACCGAACGGCTTGCGCCTCAGTTCAAGGCCGAATTTCTGATAACCCACAACATTGTGCCATCCCTGACCAAAGCCGCCCGGGCAGCGGCCCGGCGACTGGGCTATGCCCCGGCCCAAACCCGAGCTTTGGTTGAACGCTATCTTGATTATGGGCGGTATCTCACCGGTTCTGATGTGAAGCCCGTGCCGCCATCGCTGTTCGTCAATTCATGTTACAGCCGTGATAATTCCGAAGAAGCGTTCAGGGAAGTGATCTTGCCCATGTTGGCTGAATTGCGTCCCGCGCCCAAGACACATCTCATTATGCTGGATGCTTCCAAACATATTTATATGGAACCAGATGGCGATGACTTGCCCCTTGGCATGGCCCCGGTGGCAGCATCGCTTTTTAATGATGCGGTTCGCGGTGGATTTTTCCTCGATAAATCAAAGCGTTAAATCATAAACCCAGACTTTTGTCGGTCGGTCTGTGCCGACATACATACATTTCAATTTTTTTTACCTTGACTTGGTTAGGTATCTAACGGTATTTAGTTAGTTAGCTTACTAATACTCGTTGCCGGTCACGGTAACTAGGCAAGATTTAAAAATGAAACTGACAGGAAATGGAGACCACGATGGCTGATAATGCCCCCCAATTTATAGATTATTCCGGTTCGCAGCAAAATGGCGAGCATACCCATGGTGATCATTCTCTCGATTTGTGGGAGCCAATGATCATCCCCCGCGCACAGGTGGAATCAGAAATTGACCGCTTGGCATCTATTCCCACGCCAAATAACGGCGTGCGGCGTTCGCGCATGGTTCATCCGCGTTCGGTTGACGAAAAGGCCCATAGCTGGGCACCAGGCATTGATGTCAGCCTTGATGTCATGTTGCCGGGAGAGCGTACAAAGGCCGTGCGTCAAAATTCTGGCGTCGTGAATTTCTGTATCAGGGGCAGTGGTTCCATGGTCCAGAATGGCAAAGAGACCACGTTCAGCCAGTATGATGTTGTCACCACGCCATCCATGTGGGTCCATGAATACGTCAATGACACCAGTGAAATTCAGGTACGGTTGCGCTATTCAAACGGTGCCTTGCTGGAACGCCTTAACATTCATTACATTGATGAAAATCCCCCGGCCCATGGTGCCATCAGCGACGACTTGACGGCAACGGCGGAAGAAATTTCCGGCGATCATGCTTCCCGGTATGGTGCGTTTAAAATGACGGATGAAGGTGCCTGGTTGATGCCCTATGAAGGGTTGGTCAATCCGCCAGTGGCAAAAATTGTTTCCCATCACTGGCCTTGGGAAAAGGTCAAGGCAGAGCTTGATAAATATGCCGAAGGCTTAGGACAGGATTACGAAGGACGCAGGTTGTATCTGCTTTATGATCCCGTCACCGGTCGTGCCAATGGCACCACCCAGAATTTCTTCGCCACCATCACCCATCGCCCTGCGGGCATCAGTGATCGTCCCCATCGCCATGCATCGGCAGCCATGAATTATTATTTCAGTGGCTCAGGTCATTCGGTGGTTGAAGGCAAAGAATATTCCTGGGAAGACGGAGACTTCATGTTCTCAGCCCCCGGTTGGGCCACCCATGCGCATACGGCCGATGTTGGCCCTGTGTATGAACTGACCATTCAGGATATGCCCATGTGTATCAACAATGATTGCCTTTTGTGGCAGGAAGATATGAATGGTCCCATTTCTCTTCTTGGCTCCCATGATGGTTTCCAGACCAATCGTGAGGGATTAGCCAAAGCGAGCTGACGGTCTGAGTATGTAGGCCGTTCAGGAGGGCGAGGACATTATGGTCTCCGCCGGTTCTTGCCCTCCGACCTTCGGGCCCGGGTTTGATCATCACTATGATCTAACCCGGGCCCTTCTTCTTATCTGGCTTCTTTGCTTGGAGCCCGGGCAAGACTGTGAGTATGATTTCCCCTGATAAAGCGATGTCTATGACAGGGGGGAAAATCATGAGCGCAACAGAACCATCACCGGAAACGGCCGAATGTCGTTTGAGTGCATCTTTGGCTTTGCTGAGAATTTCGCTTGGGCTGTTTTTATTGGTCTGGGCCGTTATGAAATTTGTTTTGCCTAAGGGCACCATCAACATCTTCAAAAAATTCTATGGCCTGAACATTGATGTTGATCTGTCACTGTGGATCGGGATTGCACAATGCGTGCTGGCAGTGGCGATCATTGTCGGGTTCGCCCGGTTTTGGAGCTACGGCGCAGGGCTTTTGGTTCATGCGGTTTCAAGCCTTTCCAGTTGGAAAGAAGTTCTGGACCCATGGGGGATGTACCTGAATACCCAGCCAAAGATGCTGTTTTGGGCCGGGGTGCCGGTTTTGGCCGCATTTGTGTTGTTGTGGCTGGTGCGCGAAAGAGACTTATGGTCGCTGGACCATTGGCTCGGTCGTTCCACATAACAAATATGGCATAACGCAAGAGCCTATATCTGGCTTTGATGAAGACGAAGCCCCGGCTGGCCTGTATGTCTGGCCTACACATTGACGGGGCCCATGTTTTGTAAGAAAATGTGGGATTAAATATCCGTATATAAAAGGGTACTCATATGTCTTCTGTAATTTCCCCCAGCATCAAAGATTTCGTCGGCGCACCTTTGCCTGAAGGTGTACAGGTTTCCGAAATCAAACCCTCTATTGGGGTCCATATTACGGGCTATGAGTTTGATGGTGTTGCGGTCGCTGATGATTTCCGGACGGCTATGCGCGATCAATTGCACAATCGGGGCCTGTTGTTGTTTGAGCCTGGTACCATGACAGCGGAAAATTTCACTACATTTGCAGGCTGCCTTGGCGAATTTTTTAGCTATGACGGACCGCATACGCCCCGCGCTGAAGAAAATGCCGATGCGACGGTGATCAACGCGGAAAAAGATGACTACCTGCGCAACCATGTCTGGCACGCCGATGGTGGGTTTCGCATTGATGCCCCAGCTTTTACGGCCCTGTATGGCATGGAGATACCAGCATCCGGTGGTGACACCATGTTTTCAAGCGGTGCCTATGTCTATGAACAACTTGACCCGCTGTTTGCGCAATATCTTGATTCTCTCTCTGTGATCCAGTCCCCCGATGCAACCGGCCACATCACCGACCGCTATCTCGATAAGGAGGCGGCCGCCCAAGCCCGCTTGCGCATGCCGCCCTTTGAAATGCCCCTGATCCGCGAGCACCCGGTGACGGGCCGCAAATGGGTTGCGGTGAACGAATCTTATGTTTGCTATATCAAGGGTGTTGATCGGGTGCACAGCCAGAATATCCTTGGCATTTTGTTCGACATGATCAAATCACCAGAAGCGACCTGCCGGATTGAATGGAAGCAAGGTGCGCTGGCGGTCTGGGATAACCGGGTTGTACAGCACCGGGCGATCAAGGATTACACGGGCACTGCGAAGCGCCGTCTCTATCGCTGCACGATGACAGCTTAGGGAAACCCCGCTCCAGTTTTTCGATGACCCTCATGACCCCATGACCGGTGGCCGTACCCGCCGTTTAAGATCAGTACCGATTAGATAAAGGCATCCCATGAACGACCAAAAAGTTAATCACGCCCCGCTTGATATGCGCGAACATCTTGAACGCCTTGAGGCCAAGGGTCTGCTGACGCGCATTGATGAACCGGTGAATAAGGATACCCAACTCCATCCCTTGGTGCGCTGGCAATTTGTTGGCGGTTTGGCAGAAACCGAGCGCCGCGCCTTTATGTTTACCAATGTATTTGGTGCCGATGGGCGCAAATTTGAAACCCCGGTTGTGGTTGGTGTATTTGCAGCAAATCCGGAAATTTATGCCGTCGGCATGGGGGCGTCTGTTGAAAATATCGGCGATGTCTGGAATCGCGGGATTGCGGTGCCGATAGAACCGGTGCAGGTCGATAATCCGCCCTGCCAGGAAGTTGTCATCAAGGGCGAGGATTTGCGCAAACCCGGCGGCGGGCTGGCATCATTGCCCATCCCAATCTCAAGCCCCGGATTCGATTCTGCCCCGTATCTGACAGCAACGCTTTGCGTGACCAAGGACCCGGAAAATGGCATCCGTAATATGGGCACTTATCGCGCAGGTCTCAAAGCGACAGACCGATTGGCGGTACGCATGGCCACGCGATTGACCGGTGCAGGCGGCTATGCCCATTGGCTGAAATACAAGCAACGCGGCGAACCCATGCCCATTGCCATCGTCCTTGGGGCGGCACCGATCATCCAATATACCGGTCCTCAGAAGCTTGCCATCGACAGCGATGAAATGGCGGTGGCTGGCGGGCTTGCGGGTGCACCCATGCGCGTCACCAAGGCATTGACCGTCGATCTTGAAATTCCGGCAGATGCAGAAATTGTCGTCGAGGGCCTGATTGATACCGATGTTGTCGAGCCAGAAGGCCCGTTCGGCGAGAGCCACGGTCATATTGCGTTGGAAGAATTTAACATGTCGATGCAGGTGACCGCGATCACTACGCGGAAAAACCCGATTTTGCCATCAATCGTCAGCCAGGTGACGCCGAGTGAGTCGAGCGTCATTAAAAAGGTCGCCTATGAACCCTTGTTCCTGCACCATCTGAAAGTGGCGATGGGGGTGAAGCATCTTACCGGTGTTGTGATGCACGAACCCTTGTCGAACCTGCGGCCGATCATTTTCTTGCAGTTCGAAACAGACACACCGCAGACAGAGATTTGGCGTGCCATGGAAGGGGCGGCGACCCTTCAGGCCCAATGCGGCAAGATCGTTATTGCCGTGACCGATGATGTTGATCCCCATAATGCCGATGCGGTCTTTTGGTCAATGGCCTATCGGTCCAATCCCATCAAGGATGTTTTGATCAAACCCTACCGTCCGCGAACCCATGGGCCAAAACAGGAAGATACGTCCAATTCAACCATGCTTATCGATGCCACGTCCAAAAGCCCGATGCCGCCGCTGGCATTGCCGGCGAAGGAATTCATGGAAGACGCCAAGGCCCTTTGGGAAAAGATCGGGCTGCCAACGTTAAGCCCGCAATCGCCATGGCATGGTGTGCATCTAGGCGATTGGGGCGACAGTTGGGAGCAATTTGCTCAGGCCGCCATCAAAGGCGAGTGGGAGCGTAATGGCCAAATTTCCCATCAACGCCGACGTTCATCGGATGATGTCCATCCGGAAACACCGGTGCGGCGGGTGGAAAAGGATATTTAGGCGCGCCCGCCGACACGCTGCGGCACCCATGCCTGGAATACCTGTGGGAGAGACATGTGAGCGATGATGCATTAGCACAAATTCGGACTCAAATTCGCGCCCTTTGTGCAAAATTTCCCGGTGAATACTGGCGCACCCACGATCAAAATCGGACCTATCCACGTGAATTCGTTGATGCCTTGACCGAAGGCGGTTGGCTTGCCTGTTTAATTCCCGAAGCTTATGGCGGTAGCGGTCTTGGGATTACCGAAGCGGCAGCCATTCTTGGCGAAATTCATAAGTCCGGCTGCAACGGTGCGGCGGCGCATGCCCAGATTTACACCATGGGCACCGTGTTGCGTCACGGCAGTGACCAGCAGAAAAAAGAAATCTTGCCCGAAATCGCCGCCGGTCGTTTGCGTCTGCAGGCCTTTGGCGTCAGTGAGCCGGAAAGCGGCAGCGATACCCTTTCTTTAACCACCGCCGCCAGACGCGATGGGGATGATTACATCATTGATGGATCAAAGGTATGGACATCACGGGCTGAACATTCGGATCTGATGTTACTTTTGGTCCGCACCACACCAAAAGAAGACGTCAAACGCCGCACTGATGGCCTTTCGGTGTTTCTGGTGGATATGAAACAGGCAAAAAACAACGGGATGGAAATCAGGCCCATTCGCACCATGATCAACCATGCAACGTGCGAAGTTTTCTTTGATGGATTGCGGGTGCCAGTATCGGCATTGGTGGGCGAGGAAGGTGGTGGGTTTCGCTACATTCTGGATGGCATGAATGCCGAGCGTATACTTATCGGTGCGGAATGTGTGGGCGATGGGTATTGGTTTACCAATCAATCCACGCAATACGCCCGGGAACGCAAGGTCTTTGATCGCCCGATCGGCCAAAATCAGGGCATCCAGTTTCCCATTGCCAAGGCTTACGCCGACATTTGTGCAGCAGAATTAATGGTGGAAAAAGCGGCCTTGTTGTTTGATGCGGGCGAGACTTGCGCACGTGAGGCCAATATGGCGAAGCTGTTGGCATCAGAGGCATCATGGGCGGCGGCTGACACGTGCATGCAAACCTTCGGGGGCTATGGGTTTGCCGAAGAATATGATGTGGAGCGAAAATTCAGGGAAGCACGGCTTTATCGCACGGCACCAATATCGAGCAATATGATATTGGCCTATATCGCCGAACATGTGCTCGACCTGCCAAGATCTTATTAAAATCTGCTATTCGAAAAATGCGCCTTCAATGATTTGGGGTTTGGTTGCCCCTGATTTTTGGGCGCGGCCGGGCACCGGTTCGCCGTTTGGTGAAATACGTTCGCCTGAGTGTATGGTGGCTTTCCCTGCCCCCATTCGAAGCAGCACCAAGGGTACATCCTTTGATGGGTTGGAAAAGCCGTAAAAACATCCCTTGGGTAAAATGATGCTCTGGTTTTTACCAACGACAGGCAAGGGACCATCCAGGGTTAAAAACTGAGCCTCGCCATCAAGCACAATAAAAATATGGTCTTCTTCTAAATGGGCGTGCATATCATTTTCGCCAATTCCGGGGGCATAGCAATGAACCCGCATGGTCATATGTTCGGTTTCGCCCAGCAATATTTTGTGATGTCCTTCGCTCACCAGTGGGATGCGAATATCTGCAATTTCGGGTTTGATTGCCTGGCATTCTTCAAGGCTCAAAACTGTGTCAGCGCTCATAAAATCCTCCCGGATCCGTGTTGGATATTGGTCGGGGTTCCTACCCGTTTTGTCAAGTTTACCCCGCTTTGACCTTCTTGCAATGCGCCTTAAGTGCGTGCCCCTTGCTGGACTCTCCCTTTGGGGCGGGATTATGATGATTTAGCTAAAATAAAAAGCAGTAAACAGGGGGCATCCGAAATGTCAGGTTCAATCGCCGCAATTGATGCAGATGGTCATATTCTTGAACAACAAGATGAGATCAGAAAATATCTGGATGGCCCTTCAAAGGGCAGGACAACCAATTTATGGCCCGGTGGCCAGCCTTGGGATAATGACCTAAGCGGGGATGTTGTCGCACCGTGTGGGTATAAACGAGCCATGGATTCAAAGGCCCAGCGCGAGGTATGGAGCAACATTTTAGATGATCATAACATCGAAATGGCGGTTTTGTTTCCGACCGGTTCCGGCAATGTTGCCAAAAATCAGGAACCCGGATTTGCCAAGGATGTGTGCCGTGCGGTGAACCGTCATTTTTCCAATGACTACATGACAGACCGCTTGTTCCCCCTTGGGGTGCTGCCCATGTGTGATCCCCAAGCGGCAGCGGCAGAAGTTGAATATGCAAGCTTGGAGCTGGGATTGAAGGGGTTTGAAGTGGTGACCGATGGCCTACCTTTTGGTCTTGGCGATCCATTTTTTGACCCGATCCATGAAGTGGCTGAAAAATGTGGGGTCACCATTGGGGTTCATGGAACCCGCCATTGGGCCCATGAATGGGGTGCGGGTAAGTTGAAAACCTTTTCCGAAGTCCATGCCTATGGGTTCACAGCCGGGATCATGCTGCATTTTACATCCGTGTTGTGTCAGGGCCTGACCGTCCGGTTCCCGAAGCTTAAAATGGGATTTTTGGAAGTTGGCGCCACTTGGCTGCCGTATTATCTGGACCGGTTAGACGAACATTGGGAAAAGCGGATGAAAGTGGATATGCCGCTGCTCAAGAAAAAACCATCGGAGATTTTCCGCGATTCATTATTGAAGGTTTCAATTGAGGGCAAGGAATCGATGCTTTCAGAAACCATCGATATTGTTGGTGCCGATCGTTTGGTCTATGCCACCGACATGCCCCATTGGGATGGCGAATTTCCAGAAAACCTGGAAGAAATTCGTGCAACCAACAGCTTGACCGATGCCCAGAAGCAGGCCCTTTTGTATGACAATACAAAGGAACTCTTTAGCCTGTAGGCATTAAAGGTTTGAACACTAAAAAAACGGGAGAGAAATATGGCCGATGTCGCACCATCAGAAGCAAGCGTTCCCGGGGAGGAAGAAGCCCACAAGGATGCAGAAAATCGCATCCAGAGCTTTAAATACACAAAACCCGAAGACTTTGAAGCCACCAAGGGGATCATCCGGCTTTGCCATTCGGATATTCTTCAAGGCCTTGTTCAGGTCATCAAGTCCGGGGGTGAAAACAACCTGCATTTTCACGAAGGCATGGACACCTACTGGATGGTGTTGAAGGGACGGGCCGCGTTTTACGGTCCCGGCGATACCTTGATCGCCGAATACGGTCCAATGGAGGGATTGATGATGCCCCGTGAGGCGCGCTACTGGTTTGCCAAGGCGTCCGATGATGAAGATTTGGAATTGCTTCAGATCATTTGTTACGAAGACAACATCAACAACACCAAGCGCATCAACACATCAAAACGGAAAATTCCCGCAGGCGCCACACCATGGTTCGACGCCACCGAAGACAACGCCATTCTTGACCGCTCCAAGCGGGCAGATATC
This Rhodospirillales bacterium DNA region includes the following protein-coding sequences:
- a CDS encoding gentisate 1,2-dioxygenase, whose amino-acid sequence is MWEPMIIPRAQVESEIDRLASIPTPNNGVRRSRMVHPRSVDEKAHSWAPGIDVSLDVMLPGERTKAVRQNSGVVNFCIRGSGSMVQNGKETTFSQYDVVTTPSMWVHEYVNDTSEIQVRLRYSNGALLERLNIHYIDENPPAHGAISDDLTATAEEISGDHASRYGAFKMTDEGAWLMPYEGLVNPPVAKIVSHHWPWEKVKAELDKYAEGLGQDYEGRRLYLLYDPVTGRANGTTQNFFATITHRPAGISDRPHRHASAAMNYYFSGSGHSVVEGKEYSWEDGDFMFSAPGWATHAHTADVGPVYELTIQDMPMCINNDCLLWQEDMNGPISLLGSHDGFQTNREGLAKAS
- a CDS encoding TauD/TfdA family dioxygenase, translating into MSSVISPSIKDFVGAPLPEGVQVSEIKPSIGVHITGYEFDGVAVADDFRTAMRDQLHNRGLLLFEPGTMTAENFTTFAGCLGEFFSYDGPHTPRAEENADATVINAEKDDYLRNHVWHADGGFRIDAPAFTALYGMEIPASGGDTMFSSGAYVYEQLDPLFAQYLDSLSVIQSPDATGHITDRYLDKEAAAQARLRMPPFEMPLIREHPVTGRKWVAVNESYVCYIKGVDRVHSQNILGILFDMIKSPEATCRIEWKQGALAVWDNRVVQHRAIKDYTGTAKRRLYRCTMTA
- a CDS encoding UbiD family decarboxylase, with amino-acid sequence MNDQKVNHAPLDMREHLERLEAKGLLTRIDEPVNKDTQLHPLVRWQFVGGLAETERRAFMFTNVFGADGRKFETPVVVGVFAANPEIYAVGMGASVENIGDVWNRGIAVPIEPVQVDNPPCQEVVIKGEDLRKPGGGLASLPIPISSPGFDSAPYLTATLCVTKDPENGIRNMGTYRAGLKATDRLAVRMATRLTGAGGYAHWLKYKQRGEPMPIAIVLGAAPIIQYTGPQKLAIDSDEMAVAGGLAGAPMRVTKALTVDLEIPADAEIVVEGLIDTDVVEPEGPFGESHGHIALEEFNMSMQVTAITTRKNPILPSIVSQVTPSESSVIKKVAYEPLFLHHLKVAMGVKHLTGVVMHEPLSNLRPIIFLQFETDTPQTEIWRAMEGAATLQAQCGKIVIAVTDDVDPHNADAVFWSMAYRSNPIKDVLIKPYRPRTHGPKQEDTSNSTMLIDATSKSPMPPLALPAKEFMEDAKALWEKIGLPTLSPQSPWHGVHLGDWGDSWEQFAQAAIKGEWERNGQISHQRRRSSDDVHPETPVRRVEKDI
- a CDS encoding acyl-CoA/acyl-ACP dehydrogenase is translated as MWERHVSDDALAQIRTQIRALCAKFPGEYWRTHDQNRTYPREFVDALTEGGWLACLIPEAYGGSGLGITEAAAILGEIHKSGCNGAAAHAQIYTMGTVLRHGSDQQKKEILPEIAAGRLRLQAFGVSEPESGSDTLSLTTAARRDGDDYIIDGSKVWTSRAEHSDLMLLLVRTTPKEDVKRRTDGLSVFLVDMKQAKNNGMEIRPIRTMINHATCEVFFDGLRVPVSALVGEEGGGFRYILDGMNAERILIGAECVGDGYWFTNQSTQYARERKVFDRPIGQNQGIQFPIAKAYADICAAELMVEKAALLFDAGETCAREANMAKLLASEASWAAADTCMQTFGGYGFAEEYDVERKFREARLYRTAPISSNMILAYIAEHVLDLPRSY
- a CDS encoding cupin domain-containing protein, translating into MSADTVLSLEECQAIKPEIADIRIPLVSEGHHKILLGETEHMTMRVHCYAPGIGENDMHAHLEEDHIFIVLDGEAQFLTLDGPLPVVGKNQSIILPKGCFYGFSNPSKDVPLVLLRMGAGKATIHSGERISPNGEPVPGRAQKSGATKPQIIEGAFFE